The Triticum aestivum cultivar Chinese Spring chromosome 3A, IWGSC CS RefSeq v2.1, whole genome shotgun sequence genome includes a region encoding these proteins:
- the LOC123059131 gene encoding major pollen allergen Art v 1-like: protein MAFSRAQMLAAFTLGFLLMAFCVDGRVCTSPSKLYKRSPCKNMGCTAACHKEHFKGGYCATKKTIVGDELNEDNNDNFFHKRPKKKTCVCTLQCSKAPPPPSEPDVPEPPGEPEVPDPKKKPPPPYVCDVPEPPSGENKKKLVAAADQ from the exons ATGGCGTTCAGCCGCGCCCAGATGCTCGCTGCCTTCACCTTGGGCTTTCTTCTCATGGCCTTCT GTGTGGATGGTCGGGTATGCACGTCCCCTAGCAAGTTGTACAAAAGGAGCCCTTGCAAGAACATGGGCTGCACCGCGGCCTGTCACAAAGAGCACTTCAAGGGTGGGTACTGTGCCACTAAGAAGACAATTGTTGGCGATGAGCTCAACGAGGACAACAACGACAACTTCTTTCACAAACGACCTAAGAAAAAGACATGCGTATGTACACTTCAATGCAGTAAAGCCCCACCACCACCGTCAGAACCTGACGTGCCAGAGCCACCGGGTGAACCTGAGGTGCCAGATCCTAAGAAGAAGCCGCCGCCGCCATATGTATGTGATGTGCCGGAGCCGCCCTCGGGAGAAAACAAGAAGAAGCTAGTGGCAGCTGCTGACCAGTGA